The Leptospira terpstrae serovar Hualin str. LT 11-33 = ATCC 700639 genome includes a region encoding these proteins:
- a CDS encoding DUF805 domain-containing protein gives MSFQDAIKVCLQKYADFSGNAKRPEFWWWIVFCIIISAALNMILPIIGGIFSLAVLLPSLSVGARRLHDTGKSGWWQLIGITGIGLLVLIFFWVQKGKS, from the coding sequence ATGTCATTCCAAGATGCGATCAAAGTATGTTTACAAAAGTATGCTGATTTTAGCGGCAATGCGAAAAGACCAGAATTCTGGTGGTGGATTGTTTTCTGCATTATCATTAGTGCAGCACTGAATATGATCTTACCAATTATCGGAGGCATTTTCTCCTTAGCTGTACTGTTACCGAGTTTGAGTGTGGGTGCACGTAGGTTGCACGATACAGGTAAAAGTGGATGGTGGCAATTGATTGGAATTACCGGAATTGGACTTCTCGTGCTTATTTTTTTCTGGGTACAAAAAGGGAAAAGTTAG